In Centroberyx gerrardi isolate f3 chromosome 20, fCenGer3.hap1.cur.20231027, whole genome shotgun sequence, a genomic segment contains:
- the usp22 gene encoding ubiquitin carboxyl-terminal hydrolase 22 — MSPAGCPHVNSFKVDNWKQNLRVIYQCFVWSGSAETRKRKAKSCICQMCGAHLNRLHSCLYCVFFACFAKKHIHEHAKSKRHNLAIDLLYGGIYCFVCQDYIYDKDMEQIAKEEQRKAWKMQGVGEKYSTWEPTKRELELLRHNPKRRRITSNCTIGLRGLINLGNTCFMNCIVQALTHTPLLRDFFLSDRHKCEMQSNSCLVCEMSQLFQEFYSGHRSPHIPFRLLHLVWTHARHLAGYEQQDAHEFLIAALDVLHRHCKDDNGKKANNPNHCNCIIDQIFTGGLQSDVTCQVCHGVSTTIDPFWDISLDLPGSSTPFWPLSPGGDGSALNGESHTTGATTLTDCLRRFTRPEHLGSSAKIKCSGCHSYQESTKQLTMKKLPIVACFHLKRFEHSAKLRRKITTYVSFPLELDMTPFMASSKESRMNGQYQQTVDPFNNDNKYSLFAVVNHQGTLESGHYTTFIRQHKDQWFKCDDAIITKASIKDVLDSEGYLLFYHKQFLEYE, encoded by the exons ATGAGTCCCGCAGGTTGCCCCCATGTCAACAGCTTCAAAGTGGATAACTGGAAACAGAACCTGAGGGTCATTTATCAGTGTTTCGTATGGAGCGGTTCGGCCGAGACCAGAAAACGCAAG gcCAAGTCATGTATCTGCCAAATGTGCGGCGCCCACCTAAACAGACTCCACTCCTGCCTGTACTGCGTGTTCTTCGCCTGCTTCGCCAAGAAACACATCCACGAGCACGCCAAGAGCAAACGGCACAACCTGg ctatTGACCTGCTGTATGGGGGAATTTACTGCTTCGTGTGCCAAGACTACATTTACGACAAAGACATGGAACAGATTGCcaaagaggaacagaggaaagccTGGAAAATGCAAG gcgTAGGGGAGAAGTACTCGACGTGGGAGCCCACCAAGAGGGAGCTGGAGCTGCTCCGCCACAACCCCAAGAGGAGGAGAATCACTTCCAACTGTACTATTg gtcTTCGTGGTCTGATAAACCTGGGCAACACGTGCTTCATGAACTGCATCGTCCAGGCGCTGACTCACACTCCGCTGCTGCGCGACTTCTTCCTGTCCGACCGCCACAAATGCGAGATGCAGAGCAACTCGTGCCTGGTGTGTGAGATGTCACAGCTCTTCCAGGAG ttcTACTCGGGCCATCGCTCGCCCCACATCCCGTTCCGCCTGCTCCACCTGGTCTGGACTCACGCCCGTCACCTGGCCGGCTACGAGCAGCAGGACGCACACGAGTTCCTCATCGCCGCGCTGGACGTCCTGCACAGACACTGCAagg ATGACAATGGGAAGAAAGCCAACAACCCCAACCACTGCAACTGCATCATCGACCAAATCTTCACAGGAGGCCTGCAGTCCGACGTCACCTGTCAAGTCTgcca CGGTGTGTCGACGACCATCGACCCGTTCTGGGACATCAGCCTGGACCTGCCGGGCTCCTCCACCCCCTTCTGGCCCCTCAGCCCCGGAGGAGACGGGTCGGCGCTCAACGGAGAGAGTCACACCACTGGAGCCACCACGCTCACCGACTGCCTGCGCAG ATTCACCAGACCGGAGCACCTAGGCAGCAgtgctaagatcaagtgtagcgGTTGCCATAGTTACCAGGAgtccaccaaacagctgaccaTGAAGAAGCTGCCCATCGTGGCCTGCTTTCACCTCaaa agGTTTGAGCACTCGGCCAAACTACGGCGGAAGATCACAACCTACGTCTCCTTCCCGTTGGAGCTGGACATGACTCCCTTCATGGCCTCCAG taaAGAGAGCAGGATGAACGGGCAGTACCAGCAGACCGTCGACCCCTTCAACAACGACAACAA GTACAGTCTGTTTGCAGTGGTGAACCACCAGGGGACGCTAGAGAGCGGCCACTACACCACGTTCATCCGCCAGCACAAGGACCAGTGGTTCAAATGTGACGACGCCATCATCACCAAGGCCAGCATCAAGGACGTCCTGGACAGTGAAGG GTACCTTTTGTTTTACCACAAACAGTTCCTGGAGTATGAATAG
- the tnfrsf13b gene encoding tumor necrosis factor receptor superfamily member 13B, producing MGGGCPEGEFLDSLVQQCVRCHMICQRPDKDARCIKYCVSAKCKELSGHYYDRLLLKCVSCAKICGRHPVECSQHCPTRPPPSTAVNPLVEVTVRTPTSRGRSVPDSAILIYSLLAVSVVLLLSSLCVAFAVFLRKARARTSRPGPAATKQAQEGAVKLGQEVGQHGWSSKGFLTDSNICHPTEPAGNSCPTETCVCVHCFPDLRAPDQGDERLLGPPFSFYQQAVLQRAKPQEGEPLWTQEVQAVAVG from the exons ATGGGTGGAGGTTGTCCTGAGGGGGAGTTCTTGGACTCCCTGGTCCAACAATGTGTGCGGTGTCACATGATCTGTCAGCGGCCAGACAAAGACGCCAGATGCATCAAGTACTGCG tgtctgcaAAGTGTAAGGAGTTGTCTGGACACTACTATGACCGGCTGCTGTTGAAGTGTGTGAGCTGCGCTAAGATCTGTGGCAGACATCCGGTAGAATGCTCCCAACACTGTCCGA cccgGCCGCCTCCCTCGACAGCTGTAAACCCCCTGGTTGAAGTTACCGTACGCACCCCCACCTCCAGGGGGCGCTCGGTGCCGGACTCCGCCATCCTGATCTACTCCCTCCTggctgtgtctgtggtgctgctgctgtccagcCTGTGTGTGGCCTTCGCGGTCTTTCTGAGGAAAGCCAGGGCCAGGACCTCCAGACCTGGACCCGCAGCGACCAAACAAGCCCAGGAAGGCGCGGTCAAGCTGGGCCAGGAAGTCGGTCAGCATGGGTGGAGCTCCAAAG GTTTTCTAACAGACTCGAACATCTGCCATCCCACGGAGCCGGCCGGCAACTCCTGCCCCACcgagacctgtgtgtgtgtccactgttTCCCCGACCTGAGAGCGCCGGACCAGGGGGACGAGAGGCTGCTGGGACCCCCGTTCTCCTTCTACCAGCAGGCCGTCCTCCAGCGAGCCAAGCCCCAAGAAGGAGAGCCTCTCTGGACTCAGGAGGTCCAGGCGGTCGCAGTGGGATGA